A region of the Chryseobacterium cucumeris genome:
TAGAGTTCCATGATAATCTTTTATAGAATTGGTGAGAATTTCCACATTCTGGAGATCTAAATTATTCGTAGGTTCATCAAGGATAATCATATCGGGTGCTTTATTACTGATGGAAAGCCCACAAAGAAGCAACCGTAAACGCTCTCCACCACTTAGTATTCCACATTTTTTGTCCCAGGTATCTTTCCAAAATAAAAATCTGGACAGTAATGTTTTCACTTCGGATTCCTGCATGGCATTGTCATTGAAAGTCTGTACAAAATCGTAAAGCGTTGAATCATTATTAATAAGGGAATATTCCTGGTCAATATAGATACTGTTGAATTCTGTCTTATTTATTTTTCCTTCCGAAGGTTTAATATTTTCCAACAGAAGCTTTATCAGGGTAGTTTTTCCGGAACCGTTTGAGCCTTTCACTGATATTCGGTCTCCGCTTCGCACCTCCATACTGATGTTTTCTTTCCAGAGTTTTTCTTTTCCGTAAGTGAAATTAATATCTTCAACGGTAACAAGGATCTTTCCTGAATGTAGATTGGAATCATTAAAATTAACTTTCATCTGATCAGAATTCTTTAAGGAGGAACGCAGATCTCTTAAGTCACCGGAAATACCACTAATTTTCTCTGCGTGTACACTTTTAAGTTTTGAACTGTTTTTTTCCGCATTATTCCGAAGGGTATTCATCATAATCCTTGCTACTCCGGATTTTTCCTGCTTGTCTTTACCTCGTGCATCCAGCTTTTGTTTTCTTTCCAGGGTTTCCCGTTCTTTTTCTTTTGCTTTTTTTAAAGCCCGCTCTTTGGAATGGATATCATTTTGCAATGCTTCCTCCTCCACTTCTTTCTGTTCGGCATAAAAGTCATAGTTTCCACCATAAGTTGCAATTCCCTGATTACTTAACTCAAATATGGTATCCACAAGATTGAGCAAAGTACGGTCGTGGCTTACGATAACCACTGTTGCATCTGTTTTGTCAATAAGATCATACAAGAGTTTTCTTCCTTCCCTGTCCAGGTGATTGGTCGGTTCATCCAATAAGATAATATCAGGTTGGTTGATCTGAATTCCAGCAAGAAAAACTTTAGTCTTCTGTCCTCCGCTCAGGTCTTCCAGTTTTTGAGTTAATTCAAAATTTTCGAGACCCCAATGCTCCAAAGCATTCTGGCATCTTTCTTCAATATCCCAGTCGTCATTGAGCGTTTCAAAATATATTTCGTCCACCTCACCATTGGTAATTTTTTGAAGAGCATGGAGTTTCTGATCTATCCTCAGGCATTCTGCAATGGTAAGATCATTTAAATTTCCAAACATCTGCGGTACATAAAAGATATTACCCTGGATATTGGTATTGCCGTTTAGAGGCTGTATTTCTCCTGCGATTATTTTCAGCAGGGTTGATTTTCCCACTCCATTACTCCCTACCAGAGCAGATTTGGTATGATACTGTATTGTTAAATTGATATGATTAAATAGAAGATTTCCTCCCGGAAACCCAAAGGATATATTTTGCAGTAAAATCATGATTTCTTTCTTAATAAAGGTTGAACACCAGCAACATTGTTGTTACCGTTTTATTGAGTCTGAAAGAAATGATATCCTACATGTCTGTTTTTTTGGGTTTTGAAAGAACAAAGATACTCATTTTTCTGAATATTTGTTTTTATCAATAATCAGGACATTTATCATTATCCTTTTCTTCCTTATTTCAAACACCTGCTTTTAATCCCTTTCAAAATCCTTTTTTTAAGGCTATATCATTCTATCTAATTAAAAATCTTATCATTCTTACTATTTAAACATACTTCGCTGTAATATTCAATTTTGTTGTTGCAATACCTTTTAACTTTCGAACTGACAAAAACAGGAAAGTATTTTAATCAAAAATCCGTAACTTTGCCAACTACTAAAAATTTTATGGAAAGCATTAAAGTTCACGACAAAACTTTCGTTCCTTATTTAAAGGATGCCGAAATTCAGGAAATTGTAAAAGAGACAGCGTTAAGAATTTATGAAGATTACAAGGACGAAGTTCCTGTTTTCATAGGGGTTTTAAATGGGGTGGTGATGTTCTTCTCAGATCTTTTAAAATATTACCCGGGAGAATGCGAAATTGCCTTCATTCAAATGAGTTCTTATGTAGGAACTGAGTCTACAGGGATCGTTTATCAGAAAATGGAGCTTACCAAAGATGTAAGAGACCGTCATATTATTCTTGTTGAAGATATTGTAGATACAGGAAATACCGTTGAAAGTCTTTTCAAATATTTCAAAGAAACACAACGTCCTAAATCTGTAAAACTGGCTAGTTTCCTACTGAAACCGGAGATTTACAAGAAAGATTTCAAACTGGATTATATCGGAAAGGAAATTCCTAACAAGTTTGTACTTGGATATGGACTGGATTATGACGAATTGGGTAGAAACCTTCCGAATTTATATCAGCTGGAAGACGGACAAATCAACCATTAAACGCTGTTGGCTATTAGCTGATAGCTTTTAGCTTAAAATTATATAAAGAAATAAATTTAATAATAACTTAAAAAAGCTGAAAGCAAAGAGCAAACCGCCAAAAGCCTAAAGCCAGAAGCAAAATGCCAATTGCCTAAAGCGAATCAACATTATGATAAACATTGTTCTGTTCGGCCCTCCAGGAAGTGGAAAAGGAACACAAGCTCAGAATCTGATCGAAAAATTCAATTTAAAACAGGTTTCAACAGGTGATCTTTTCAGATACAACATGAAAAATGACACTGAACTTGGAAAACTGGCTAAATCATACATCGATAAGGGAGAATTGGTTCCGGATCAGGTAACAACAGATATGCTGATCGATGAGATCAAAAAACCAACTGATACCAACGGTTTTATTTTTGACGGATATCCAAGAACAACTGCACAGACAGAAGCTTTGGAAACAATCGTTAAAGAAGTACTGAATGACGAGATTGATATCTGTCTTTCATTGGTGGTAGAGGACAAAATTTTGGTGGAAAGACTTCTGAAAAGAGGTGAAACCAGCGGAAGATCAGACGACAGCAATGTAGAGATCATCGAAAACAGAATTAAAGAATATTATACCAAAACAGCAGAAGTTGCCGAGCTTTATAAGAAGCAGGGAAAATATGTAGAGGTAAATGGTGTTGGAGAAATTGATGAGATTTCCCAAAAACTTTTCGCTGAGGTAGAGAAAATTAAATAATCGGGATATGGCAGGGATAAGAAATTTTGTCCTGTAGCCTGAAGCCCGCAACACAAACTATATGTCTAACTTTGTAGATTACGTAAAGATCCATTGTAAAAGCGGACACGGAGGTGCTGGTTCTGCCCACCTTCGCCGTGAAAAGTATATTCCTAAAGGTGGTCCTGACGGAGGCGACGGAGGTCGTGGAGGTCATATCATCATGAAAGGAAATGCCAATGAATGGACTTTGCTTCCACTCCGATACACCCGTCACGTAAAAGCAGAACGTGGTGAAAACGGAGGAAAAAACCAGCTTACCGGTGCCTACGGAGCTGATGTTTATATTGAGGTTCCGGTGGGAACTATTGCCAAAAATGAAGAAGGCGAAATTATTGGTGAAATTTTAGAAGACGGACAGGAAATCATCCTGATGCATGGTGGTAAAGGAGGGTTAGGAAACGAGCACTTCAAGTCTTCTAC
Encoded here:
- a CDS encoding ABC-F family ATP-binding cassette domain-containing protein, which produces MILLQNISFGFPGGNLLFNHINLTIQYHTKSALVGSNGVGKSTLLKIIAGEIQPLNGNTNIQGNIFYVPQMFGNLNDLTIAECLRIDQKLHALQKITNGEVDEIYFETLNDDWDIEERCQNALEHWGLENFELTQKLEDLSGGQKTKVFLAGIQINQPDIILLDEPTNHLDREGRKLLYDLIDKTDATVVIVSHDRTLLNLVDTIFELSNQGIATYGGNYDFYAEQKEVEEEALQNDIHSKERALKKAKEKERETLERKQKLDARGKDKQEKSGVARIMMNTLRNNAEKNSSKLKSVHAEKISGISGDLRDLRSSLKNSDQMKVNFNDSNLHSGKILVTVEDINFTYGKEKLWKENISMEVRSGDRISVKGSNGSGKTTLIKLLLENIKPSEGKINKTEFNSIYIDQEYSLINNDSTLYDFVQTFNDNAMQESEVKTLLSRFLFWKDTWDKKCGILSGGERLRLLLCGLSISNKAPDMIILDEPTNNLDLQNVEILTNSIKDYHGTLLVISHDEVFLQEIGIERELMLG
- a CDS encoding phosphoribosyltransferase, with translation MESIKVHDKTFVPYLKDAEIQEIVKETALRIYEDYKDEVPVFIGVLNGVVMFFSDLLKYYPGECEIAFIQMSSYVGTESTGIVYQKMELTKDVRDRHIILVEDIVDTGNTVESLFKYFKETQRPKSVKLASFLLKPEIYKKDFKLDYIGKEIPNKFVLGYGLDYDELGRNLPNLYQLEDGQINH
- a CDS encoding adenylate kinase — encoded protein: MINIVLFGPPGSGKGTQAQNLIEKFNLKQVSTGDLFRYNMKNDTELGKLAKSYIDKGELVPDQVTTDMLIDEIKKPTDTNGFIFDGYPRTTAQTEALETIVKEVLNDEIDICLSLVVEDKILVERLLKRGETSGRSDDSNVEIIENRIKEYYTKTAEVAELYKKQGKYVEVNGVGEIDEISQKLFAEVEKIK